A region from the Treponema pallidum subsp. pallidum str. Nichols genome encodes:
- a CDS encoding M3 family oligoendopeptidase: MQRFEDIPYTRPHMDILEHAVDAAHGEFAQARCARDAYASILAIEDLQRQYLTAQALANMRCSIDTRNTFYRREQDFFDAVHPRFARLDHAFNQLLLASPQRDGLEKLIGTHRFTLARLQSKTFCSEIMEDLAEENRLTSAYETLLASAHILFRGHHYTLAQLSPFMEHTDRNTRRDAHEAYYHFFAQHESELDTLYDTLVRVRTRIARTLGYDNYIQLGYDRLLRSDYDMQDIARYRTYILRYAVPLAAELHEQQRSRLGLSELLFYDEPLYFPSGNPVPQGDAPWILNQAACMYRELSPETDQFFTFMREYHLFDVCARIAKASGGYCTTLSTYRAPFIFANFNRTAHDVEVMTHEVGHAFQAYQRYRARLDPCLEAYVWPTYEACEIPSMSMEFLTWPWMGLFFGEQKERFYLRHLTQAVELLPYGAAVDEFQHWVYAHADASATERKKAWRALETQYLPRRRYGGQHYLSCGGLWMRQSHIFCIPFYYIDYTLAQICALQFWDRSRVAYTHLSTLTGAAPYASITPTAYAEAWHDYCVLCSRGGSEPFMRLLATANLHNPFEEDTFVSTLASCRAYFRTVGDRLS; the protein is encoded by the coding sequence ATGCAAAGATTTGAAGACATTCCGTACACGCGGCCACACATGGACATACTCGAGCATGCCGTCGACGCGGCTCATGGGGAGTTCGCGCAGGCCCGTTGTGCACGCGATGCGTATGCGTCTATACTCGCCATAGAGGATCTCCAGCGCCAATATCTTACCGCACAGGCACTAGCGAACATGCGCTGTTCCATTGATACACGCAACACCTTTTACCGCAGAGAACAGGATTTCTTCGATGCTGTACATCCTCGCTTTGCCCGCTTAGATCATGCCTTCAACCAGCTGCTGCTTGCATCACCACAGCGCGACGGTCTTGAAAAACTTATTGGCACTCACCGCTTTACCCTTGCACGCCTTCAGAGCAAAACCTTCTGCTCGGAGATTATGGAAGACCTCGCAGAAGAAAATCGTCTCACCAGCGCCTATGAAACACTCCTCGCTTCCGCACACATTCTCTTCCGAGGCCACCACTACACTCTCGCCCAGCTGTCCCCCTTTATGGAACACACCGACCGCAACACGCGGCGCGACGCGCATGAGGCATACTATCACTTCTTTGCTCAACATGAATCGGAGCTCGATACCCTCTATGACACGCTGGTACGAGTGCGCACACGCATCGCACGCACGCTCGGCTATGACAATTACATCCAACTCGGCTATGACCGCCTGTTACGCAGCGACTACGATATGCAAGATATTGCGCGTTACCGCACCTACATCCTGCGCTACGCCGTACCCCTCGCTGCGGAACTACATGAACAACAGCGATCTCGACTTGGACTCAGTGAACTTCTCTTTTATGACGAGCCGTTGTACTTCCCTTCTGGAAATCCAGTTCCCCAGGGAGATGCACCCTGGATATTGAATCAGGCCGCTTGTATGTACCGCGAACTGTCCCCAGAAACAGACCAGTTCTTTACCTTTATGCGCGAGTACCACCTATTTGATGTCTGTGCACGTATTGCAAAAGCGAGCGGTGGATACTGCACAACCTTGAGCACATATCGTGCGCCTTTTATTTTTGCAAACTTTAATCGCACTGCACATGACGTGGAGGTTATGACGCACGAGGTGGGCCACGCCTTCCAAGCCTACCAACGCTATCGAGCGCGTCTTGATCCCTGTTTGGAAGCGTATGTGTGGCCCACGTACGAAGCGTGCGAGATCCCCTCAATGAGTATGGAATTTCTCACCTGGCCGTGGATGGGGCTCTTTTTTGGTGAACAGAAAGAACGCTTCTACCTGCGCCATTTAACACAGGCAGTGGAGCTTTTACCGTACGGGGCAGCTGTGGACGAATTCCAACACTGGGTGTACGCACATGCGGACGCTTCTGCCACTGAACGCAAGAAGGCGTGGCGCGCATTAGAAACTCAGTATTTACCTCGCCGTCGGTACGGAGGGCAGCACTACTTGTCCTGCGGGGGACTGTGGATGCGTCAAAGTCACATTTTCTGTATACCCTTTTACTACATAGACTACACGCTCGCGCAGATATGTGCGTTGCAATTTTGGGATCGCAGCCGCGTTGCATACACTCACCTTTCTACTCTCACCGGCGCGGCACCGTACGCCAGCATAACTCCTACTGCCTATGCGGAAGCCTGGCATGACTATTGCGTACTGTGCAGCCGAGGCGGCAGCGAACCGTTCATGCGTCTGCTTGCCACAGCGAATCTGCACAACCCCTTTGAGGAAGACACGT